A portion of the Choristoneura fumiferana chromosome 20, NRCan_CFum_1, whole genome shotgun sequence genome contains these proteins:
- the LOC141439070 gene encoding circadian clock-controlled protein daywake-like isoform X2 has protein sequence MTNSWPVLIVYLFVCLQCSLQLLPLPDFIHPCSELSDECFTQATLDALPGIVKGIPEANVPTLDPLYLDKNISMKLPGNVKMTFHNGKLIGLGTCVPLKVSSRRETRKFIFDIRCNFTIKGHYSIQGRILLFNLDTDGDAKIKIWNQRIRLEVLEKVVLNEKGEGHYKINSYKYKADYGTDLKLNLTNLFRGSPEISANILAVLNQNSQLVAQEFGAPILEYAIDYAMNVTQRFFSAYTYQQISHIDVTEEFFEKE, from the exons ATGACGAACAGCTGGCCAGTGTTGATTGTGTACTTGTTTGTGTGTCTTCAATGCAGTTTGCAGTTGCTGCCGTTGC CGGACTTCATCCACCCATGCTCCGAACTCTCCGACGAATGCTTCACACAAGCAACCCTGGATGCGCTCCCTGGGATCGTGAAGGGTATCCCGGAAGCCAACGTTCCGACCCTGGACCCTTTGTACCTGGACAAGAATATCAGCATGAAGCTGCCCGGGAATGTCAAAATGACCTTCCATAATGGAAAGCTGATCGGGCTTGGTACTTGTGTGCCGCTCAAAGTATC GTCCCGCCGCGAGACGCGCAAGTTTATCTTCGACATCCGCTGCAATTTCACCATCAAGGGCCACTACAGCATCCAGGGCCGCATCCTCTTGTTCAACTTGGATACCGACGGAGACGCCAAAATTAAGATCT GGAACCAGCGCATCCGCCTTGAGGTCTTGGAGAAGGTGGTGTTGAACGAGAAAGGCGAGGGTCACTACAAGATCAACTCGTACAAGTACAAAGCTGATTACGGCACCGACCTCAAGCTGAATCTCACCAACCTCTTCAGGGGCAGTCCTGAAATCA GCGCGAACATCCTGGCAGTCCTGAACCAGAACTCCCAGCTGGTGGCCCAGGAGTTCGGCGCCCCCATCCTGGAGTATGCTATCGACTACGCCATGAATGTGACGCAGCGGTTCTTCAGCGCGTACACTTACCAGCAGATCTCGCACATCGACGTGACTGAGGAGTTCTTTGAGAAGGAGTGA
- the LOC141439070 gene encoding circadian clock-controlled protein daywake-like isoform X1, protein MTNSWPVLIVYLFVCLQCSLQLLPLPDFIHPCSELSDECFTQATLDALPGIVKGIPEANVPTLDPLYLDKNISMKLPGNVKMTFHNGKLIGLGTCVPLKVSSRRETRKFIFDIRCNFTIKGHYSIQGRILLFNLDTDGDAKIKIWNQRIRLEVLEKVVLNEKGEGHYKINSYKYKADYGTDLKLNLTNLFRGSPEISANILAVLNQNSQLVAQEFGAPILEYAIDYAMNVTQRFFSAYTYQQISHIDVTEEFFEKE, encoded by the exons ATGACGAACAGCTGGCCAGTGTTGATTGTGTACTTGTTTGTGTGTCTTCAATGCAGTTTGCAGTTGCTGCCGTTGC CGGACTTCATCCACCCATGCTCCGAACTCTCCGACGAATGCTTCACACAAGCAACCCTGGATGCGCTCCCTGGGATCGTGAAGGGTATCCCGGAAGCCAACGTTCCGACCCTGGACCCTTTGTACCTGGACAAGAATATCAGCATGAAGCTGCCCGGGAATGTCAAAATGACCTTCCATAATGGAAAGTTAATCGGGCTTGGTACTTGTGTGCCGCTCAAAGTATC GTCCCGCCGCGAGACGCGCAAGTTTATCTTCGACATCCGCTGCAATTTCACCATCAAGGGCCACTACAGCATCCAGGGCCGCATCCTCTTGTTCAACTTGGATACCGACGGAGACGCCAAAATTAAGATCT GGAACCAGCGCATCCGCCTTGAGGTCTTGGAGAAGGTGGTGTTGAACGAGAAAGGCGAGGGTCACTACAAGATCAACTCGTACAAGTACAAAGCTGATTACGGCACCGACCTCAAGCTGAATCTCACCAACCTCTTCAGGGGCAGTCCTGAAATCA GCGCGAACATCCTGGCAGTCCTGAACCAGAACTCCCAGCTGGTGGCCCAGGAGTTCGGCGCCCCCATCCTGGAGTATGCTATCGACTACGCCATGAATGTGACGCAGCGGTTCTTCAGCGCGTACACTTACCAGCAGATCTCGCACATCGACGTGACTGAGGAGTTCTTTGAGAAGGAGTGA